TAAGTGATACAATAATACCACTTGATAAGTTTAAAAATATAAGTTTATCTAATATAAAAAATGTAACAATTGAATTTGAAAGTCCAGAAACGGGCTCAATTATGTTAAATAAAATAGTTGGTATAAAATAATAATATTGGTTCTAGATAAAAGTACAAAATATCTAGAGCCAATTTTATTAAACCTATTAATTTTAGTAAGATATATAAAATTACTTTATATTAACTATAAGAAAAGAAAATTAAGAATATTTTACTAACATAGAGCAAGTTTAAAGAATTTTATATCTAAATTGTGTTATCATAAGTAAAGATATAAAGTTTAGAGTTTATTAATAAAATAAAAGACAGGGAGGTAAGTTTTATGTTTTCAAAAATCCTAGTCAAAACATTTATCAAAGATAGTGAAAATGTTCAAGATAAAGTTGTAAGAAATAAGTATGGTTATGTGGCAGGAATAATAGGTATAATATCTAATTTAGTTTTATTTATAGTAAAGGTATCTATAGGTATGCTTACATCAAGTATAGCTATAATGGCAGATGCATTTAATAATCTTTCAGATATGGCATCTTCAGCAATAACTATGATTGGGTTTAAACTAGCAAGTAAACCAGCTGATAAAGAGCATCCTTTTGGACATGGTAGAATAGAATATCTATCAGCATTGATAGTAGCATTTATGGTTATGTTGGTTGGACTTCAATTTGTGAAATCGTCTATAGAAAGAATAACAAATCCAGTTCCTATCAAGTTTGAATTAGTACCACTTATACTTTTAATTGCATCTATAATGGTTAAAATATGGCTGAGCCGTTTTAATAAATTTATGGGAAATAAAATTAATTCATCAGCATTAAAAGCAGTGTCATTAGATGCTTTAGGAGATGTATTTACATCAAGTTGTGTAGTTATATCTTTTATTTTGGCTAGATTTACTAATTTGCCGATAGATGGATATGTAGGTATTGTAGTATCATTAGTAATACTTTATGCAGGATTTTCTCTTGTAAAAGATACTATAAATCCTCTTCTTGGAGAAGCTCCAGATGAAGAAATGGTCAAGTCTATTTTAGAATTATTATTATCTTATGAACATATAATAGGTACACATGATTTAATAATCCATAATTATGGAGTTGGAAGATGTATTGCATCTATACATGCAGAAATTCCATCGAATATAGATATAATGGAAATTCATGAAATTATAGATACTGCAGAAAGAGAAATATCTGAAAAATTGGATATATACTTAGTAATTCATATGGACCCTATATGCCTTGATGATGAAGAGGTTATATCAGCAAAAAGAGAACTTGAAAAAATACTTAAAAAAAATAGTCTTATAAAATCTATGCATGATTTTAGGATAGTTGGAAAAGGAAGCAAAAAAAATTTAGTTTTTGATATAGTAGTTAATCCTTCTGAATTCTCCAAAGGTATGTCAGAAGAAGATTTAAAAGAAGATATAACAAAACTAGTTAAGGATATGAATCCTGAATATAATTGTGTCATTGTTGTAGATAAGGACTTCATTTAATGATGATTAAAAAAATGAAGGAAAAAAATGTAAAAAATATAGACAATAAAATATAGACATAATATAATAGACATATACAACTGTATTTAATTTGAATATAATAATTTTTAATTATTTTTATAAAAAAATTATAGAGACGTTGAAGTATATCCTATTACTGGGCACCTTATGGATATATAGAGTCAGTGGTGCAACCGGCTATGAATGTAAATTTTTATTTATTTCATAGCTTTTTTTGTATAGTTTTTTGATAAAAGAAATTAAATTATATTAGGGATTTATAGAACTTTACAAGAATGTGAATAGATTAGAGGGGGAGCAATCTACATGAAGAAAGGAAATAAAAAGGCATTATTAATTAGTTTAATTATGATTTTAAGTATGATAGTTACTACAATATATCCAGCTGTATCTTATGCATCAGAATTAGAAGGCAGTGGGTCTATACAAAATAGTTCAGATAATTCATCAACTGGAGATGGAAAACAAGAAGAAAACAAGAAGCCAGAACAAACTCCAGAAGGAGATAAACAAGAAGAAAATAAGAAGCCAGAACAAACTTCAGAAGGAGATAAACAAGAAGAAAATAAGAAACCAGAGCAAACTCCAGAAGGAGACAAACAAGAAGAAAACAAGAAGCCAGAACAAACTCCAGAAGGAGATAAACAAGAAGAAAATAAGAAGCCAGAACAAACTCCAGAAGGAGATAAACAAGAAGAAAATAAGAAACCAGAACAAACTCCAGAAGGAGATAAACAAGAAGAAAGTAAGAAGCCAGAACAAACTCCACTAGAGGATGAAAATTTACTTAAGACTTTAGAAGAAGAACTTAATGAAGATAATGAAGAATACGGATTTGTTGTAAAAATTAATAATAATACAATAGAAACAGAGTCAATGAAAAAAATTACATTTAAATTAACTTATACTCCAACATCAAAAGGAATACAAGCAGGTGACTCAATAACTTTCAAAGTTCCTGATGTATTTAATAAAGTTAACTTAGATTATACAAGTGAATGTTTTGATAAAACAGAGAGTAATGGAGAGTATACACTTACATTTAGAGAATTACCTAATGGTCAAAGTGTAATGCAAGGAAAAATTGGATTAGAAGCATATGTTAATAAAGTTAATGAAGAGACAAGTGCAAAGATTCATATTGAGACTACTGGAAAGATAGAAAGTGGAAGCGGAGATGTAGATATAGAAATAAAACCTGGCGATAAAGAAGATGTTGAAGAAGCTAAAGGAACACTTAAAAAGCTTGTTGAAGGAAGAGAGTCAGCTACTGTATTTATGCCAGTTAAAAATAAAGATATAAATTATAGTATACAAGTAAATGAAAAAGAGGAAGAATTAAAAGGCATCACTTTATATGATGAACTTCCTGAAGGAATGACATTAATAAAAGATTCTGTAAGTGTAGTAGCAAGTAATGGAAAAGAAGTAAGTGATTTTAATATTGAACAAGGTGAAAACTCTATTTCAGTTAATTTTGGAGATATAGACAAAGCATATACTGTTAAGTATAAGGCTAGAATTAGTGA
This sequence is a window from Clostridioides difficile. Protein-coding genes within it:
- a CDS encoding cation diffusion facilitator family transporter, producing MFSKILVKTFIKDSENVQDKVVRNKYGYVAGIIGIISNLVLFIVKVSIGMLTSSIAIMADAFNNLSDMASSAITMIGFKLASKPADKEHPFGHGRIEYLSALIVAFMVMLVGLQFVKSSIERITNPVPIKFELVPLILLIASIMVKIWLSRFNKFMGNKINSSALKAVSLDALGDVFTSSCVVISFILARFTNLPIDGYVGIVVSLVILYAGFSLVKDTINPLLGEAPDEEMVKSILELLLSYEHIIGTHDLIIHNYGVGRCIASIHAEIPSNIDIMEIHEIIDTAEREISEKLDIYLVIHMDPICLDDEEVISAKRELEKILKKNSLIKSMHDFRIVGKGSKKNLVFDIVVNPSEFSKGMSEEDLKEDITKLVKDMNPEYNCVIVVDKDFI